The Lysobacter gummosus genome includes a region encoding these proteins:
- a CDS encoding LysR family transcriptional regulator — MDKLRSMAVFVAVADTGSFAAAAQAQHLSAVMVGKHIRQLEEHLGARLLQRDTRKQRLTEVGVAFLDEARLILEQVRRADTVAERLRDDRRPSGHLRVTAPLTLGGAAIAPVITQFLRIYPEVSLDLALADRMSDLIAEAFDAAIRIGPLPDSDHLIARPLRPYRMTVCASPDYLRERGTPTDPRELVDHSCLNHLLWHRDAGWRFGSIGPEPLRLSGRFASNHGEALRRAALDGCGIVLQPEVLLADDIAAGRLVRLFEHDLPPPRPVHLLYPRDRQPLPKLSRFIEFVLERLGPEV, encoded by the coding sequence GTGGACAAGTTGCGCAGCATGGCCGTGTTCGTCGCCGTGGCCGACACCGGCAGTTTCGCCGCCGCGGCGCAGGCGCAGCATCTGTCGGCGGTGATGGTCGGCAAGCACATCCGCCAGTTGGAAGAACACCTGGGCGCACGCCTGCTCCAGCGCGACACGCGCAAGCAGCGGCTGACCGAGGTCGGCGTGGCGTTTCTGGATGAGGCGCGACTGATTCTGGAACAGGTCCGCCGCGCCGACACCGTGGCCGAGCGTCTGCGCGACGACCGCCGTCCCAGCGGCCACCTGCGCGTGACCGCGCCGCTGACTCTGGGCGGCGCGGCGATCGCGCCGGTGATCACGCAGTTCCTGCGCATCTATCCGGAGGTGTCGCTGGATCTGGCCCTGGCCGACCGCATGTCCGACCTGATCGCGGAGGCGTTCGACGCCGCGATCCGGATCGGGCCGTTGCCGGATTCCGATCATCTGATCGCACGGCCGCTGCGGCCGTACCGGATGACCGTCTGCGCTTCGCCGGACTATCTGCGCGAGCGCGGCACGCCGACCGATCCGCGCGAGCTGGTCGATCACAGTTGCCTCAACCATCTGCTGTGGCATCGCGACGCGGGCTGGCGTTTCGGCAGCATCGGCCCGGAACCGCTGCGGCTGAGCGGGCGGTTCGCGTCCAATCACGGCGAAGCGCTGCGGCGCGCGGCGCTGGACGGGTGCGGCATCGTCCTGCAGCCGGAGGTGCTGTTGGCCGACGATATCGCCGCGGGACGATTGGTGCGTTTGTTCGAGCACGACTTGCCGCCGCCGCGGCCGGTGCATCTGCTGTATCCGCGCGATCGGCAGCCGTTGCCGAAGCTCAGCCGGTTTATCGAGTTCGTGCTGGAGCGGTTGGGGCCGGAGGTTTAG
- a CDS encoding nuclear transport factor 2 family protein has protein sequence MSRPSALAGACLFAALLASPFAAAEQREDLAALEALDIRYQAAVKANDAATMANILHDDFVLISGRGQVSDKAALLKEAREARTVYERQDASERRVRVWGDTGVVTALLWLKGKTDGVPFEYRLWYSDTYARTAQGWRYVLGQASLRLPDAP, from the coding sequence ATGTCCCGTCCTTCTGCCCTCGCAGGCGCTTGCCTGTTCGCCGCGCTCCTCGCATCGCCGTTCGCGGCGGCCGAGCAGCGCGAAGACCTGGCCGCACTCGAAGCGCTCGACATCCGCTACCAAGCCGCGGTCAAGGCCAACGACGCGGCGACGATGGCGAACATCCTTCACGACGATTTCGTTCTGATCAGCGGCCGCGGCCAGGTCAGCGACAAGGCCGCTCTGCTGAAGGAAGCGCGCGAAGCTCGCACCGTCTACGAACGCCAGGACGCCAGCGAACGCCGCGTGCGGGTGTGGGGCGACACCGGCGTGGTTACCGCCTTGCTGTGGCTCAAGGGCAAGACCGATGGCGTGCCGTTCGAATACCGGCTCTGGTACAGCGACACCTACGCGCGCACCGCGCAGGGTTGGCGCTACGTGCTCGGGCAGGCGTCGCTGCGCCTGCCCGATGCGCCGTAA
- a CDS encoding short chain dehydrogenase: MKILLVGASGTLGRAIADTLKNHEILAAGRSSADYPVDITDDASVEALFARTGKLDAIVSAAGVLHFGPLESMRPADFAIGLNDKLLGQVRLALLGQHHLNDGGSITLTTGIVAEEPIRAGANASAVNRALEGFVQGAALELKRDLRINAVSPNVLSESWEAYGAFFPGFEPVTAARAALAYQRSVEGIQSGRVFKVW; this comes from the coding sequence ATGAAGATCCTGCTCGTAGGCGCCAGCGGCACCCTCGGCCGCGCCATCGCCGACACTTTGAAAAACCACGAAATCCTCGCCGCCGGCCGCAGCAGCGCCGACTACCCGGTCGATATCACCGACGATGCCAGCGTCGAGGCGCTGTTCGCCAGGACCGGCAAGCTCGATGCGATCGTGTCCGCGGCCGGCGTGCTGCACTTCGGCCCGCTGGAATCGATGCGCCCGGCCGACTTCGCCATCGGCTTGAACGACAAGCTGCTCGGCCAGGTGCGCCTGGCGCTGCTGGGCCAGCATCACCTCAACGACGGCGGCTCGATCACCCTGACCACCGGCATCGTCGCCGAAGAGCCGATCCGCGCCGGCGCCAACGCCAGCGCGGTCAATCGCGCGCTGGAAGGCTTCGTGCAAGGCGCCGCGCTGGAACTCAAGCGCGATCTGCGCATCAACGCGGTCAGCCCGAACGTGTTGAGCGAATCGTGGGAGGCTTACGGCGCGTTCTTCCCCGGGTTCGAACCGGTCACCGCCGCGCGCGCGGCGCTGGCGTATCAGCGCAGCGTCGAAGGCATCCAGAGCGGACGCGTGTTCAAGGTCTGGTGA